Proteins from one Nicotiana tabacum cultivar K326 chromosome 23, ASM71507v2, whole genome shotgun sequence genomic window:
- the LOC107759183 gene encoding transcription factor VOZ1 isoform X1, which produces MRKLSKRGACKSASHQLFKDRAKNRVDDLQGVLTNLQSARKESRSYDVGLLEEQVHQMLREWKAELNEPSPASSLQASVFKYWWCRDIQLRVLHSWGTLQGGSLVSSSDIYRLLLGEEEDDATSALAAPKPEPDAQKVSVTDFQEGFNATQVLHEQGFQLVDQCKGLPSVVNSAGINNLGIATQLDYHSFDLHQEYDQQYLPGFDALNLCLEDALPPIHISPPASAFLGPKCALWDCPRPAMGSDWCQKSQDYCSDYHASLAPNEGYLGRPPVVRPMGIGLKDNLLFQALGAKAHGKDVGVPECEGAATAKSPWNAPELFDLKVVEGETIREWLFFDKPRRAFESGNRKQRSLPDYNGRGWHESRKQMMNEFGGLKRSYYMDPQPMKNLEWHLYEYEINKYDACALYRLELKLVDGKKIPKGKVTNVSVSDLQKQMGRLTAEFPLDNKRTVKGRSKAASLKNVGNIQAAPIPMVLTCEGFDYGTGESYDYLVDDLDGYFIT; this is translated from the exons ATGAGGAAGCTTTCGAAGAGGGGTGCGTGCAAGTCCGCATCGCACCAGCTCTTCAAGGACAGGGCAAAGAACCGTGTCGATGATCTGCAAGGTGTGTTAACTAATCTACAATCTGCAAGGAAGGAAAGCCGAAGTTATGATGTTGGGTTGCTTGAAGAGCAAGTCCACCAAATGCTGCGTGAATGGAAAGCTGAGCTCAATGAGCCATCCCCGGCTTCTTCTTTGCAG GCTTCTGTCTTCAAGTATTGGTGGTGTAGAGATATACAATTACGGGTTTTACATTCATGGGGGACTCTGCAGGGAGGAAGCCTTGTTTCATCATCGGACATCTATAGACTGTTACTTGGTGAGGAAGAAGATGATGCGACCAGTGCATTAGCTGCGCCTAAGCCTGAGCCTGATGCTCAAAAAGTTAGTGTTACTGATTTTCAAGAG GGTTTCAATGCAACTCAGGTGCTGCATGAGCAAGGTTTCCAGTTGGTTGATCAATGCAAAGGCTTGCCTTCAGTGGTTAACAGTGCGGGAATTAACAATCTTGGCATTGCAACCCAATTGGATTACCATTCCTTTGATTTGCATCAAGAATACGATCAGCAGTACTTACCTGGATTTGATGCTCTAAATCTTTGCCTAGAGGATGCTTTGCCTCCTATTCATATTAGTCCTCCAGCCTCTGCTTTCCTGGGGCCGAAATGTGCACTCTGGGATTGCCCCCGACCTGCAATGGGGTCAGACTGGTGTCAGAAATCTCAAGACTACTGCAGTGACTATCATGCTTCTCTTGCACCTAATGAAGGTTATCTCGGCAGGCCTCCAGTTGTTCGGCCAATGGGTATTGGCTTAAAAGATAACTTGCTTTTTCAAGCTCTTGGTGCAAAAGCACATGGAAAAGATGTTGGTGTTCCTGAGTGCGAGGGTGCTGCCACGGCAAAGTCCCCCTGGAATGCACCCG AGCTCTTTGATCTGAAAGTTGTTGAAGGTGAAACAATTAGGGAGTGGCTTTTCTTTGATAAGCCTCGACGAGCGTTTGAAAGTGGAAACAGAAAGCAGAGGTCATTGCCGGATTATAATGGACGGGGTTGGCATGAGTCAAGGAAGCAAATGATGAATGAATTTGGAGGGCTGAAAAGGTCCTACTACATGGATCCACAACCGATGAAAAATCTGGAATGGCATCTTTACGAGTATGAGATTAACAAGTACGATGCATGTGCCTTGTACAGATTGGAACTGAAACTTGTTGATGGGAAAAAAATCCCCAAAGGGAAGGTAACCAATGTATCTGTTTCTGATTTGCAAAAGCAAATGGGAAGACTTACTGCTGAATTTCCTTTGGACAACAAGCGAACTGTTAAGGGCAGATCAAAGGCTGCTAGTTTGAAGAATGTGGGAAACATTCAAGCTGCTCCAATTCCAATGGTTCTAACTTGTGAAGGGTTTGATTATGGGACCGGCGAATCTTATGACTATCTTGTAGACGATTTGGATGGCTACTTCATTACCTAA
- the LOC107759182 gene encoding transcription elongation factor 1 homolog: MGKRKSKSKPPPKKRMDKLDTVFSCPFCSHGTSVECRIDMKNLIGEANCRICQESFSTTVTALTEPIDIYSEWIDECERVNNYEEDDVSYKLDPNE; encoded by the exons ATGGGAAAGAGGAAGTCAAAATCAAAGCCACCTCCAAAGAAGAGGATGGACAAACTTGATACTGTTTTCAGCTGTCCTTTCTGTAGTCATGGCACCAGCGTGGAATGTCGCAT TGATATGAAAAACTTGATTGGCGAGGCAAATTGCAGGATCTGCCAAGAGAGCTTCAGCACCACTGTCACAG CACTAACAGAGCCTATTGATAT ATATAGTGAATGGATTGACGAGTGTGAACGAGTCAACAACTACGAAGAAGATGATGTTTCCTACAAGTTAGATCCTAATGAATGA
- the LOC107759183 gene encoding transcription factor VOZ1 isoform X2, translating to MRKLSKRGACKSASHQLFKDRAKNRVDDLQGVLTNLQSARKESRSYDVGLLEEQVHQMLREWKAELNEPSPASSLQGGSLVSSSDIYRLLLGEEEDDATSALAAPKPEPDAQKVSVTDFQEGFNATQVLHEQGFQLVDQCKGLPSVVNSAGINNLGIATQLDYHSFDLHQEYDQQYLPGFDALNLCLEDALPPIHISPPASAFLGPKCALWDCPRPAMGSDWCQKSQDYCSDYHASLAPNEGYLGRPPVVRPMGIGLKDNLLFQALGAKAHGKDVGVPECEGAATAKSPWNAPELFDLKVVEGETIREWLFFDKPRRAFESGNRKQRSLPDYNGRGWHESRKQMMNEFGGLKRSYYMDPQPMKNLEWHLYEYEINKYDACALYRLELKLVDGKKIPKGKVTNVSVSDLQKQMGRLTAEFPLDNKRTVKGRSKAASLKNVGNIQAAPIPMVLTCEGFDYGTGESYDYLVDDLDGYFIT from the exons ATGAGGAAGCTTTCGAAGAGGGGTGCGTGCAAGTCCGCATCGCACCAGCTCTTCAAGGACAGGGCAAAGAACCGTGTCGATGATCTGCAAGGTGTGTTAACTAATCTACAATCTGCAAGGAAGGAAAGCCGAAGTTATGATGTTGGGTTGCTTGAAGAGCAAGTCCACCAAATGCTGCGTGAATGGAAAGCTGAGCTCAATGAGCCATCCCCGGCTTCTTCTTTGCAG GGAGGAAGCCTTGTTTCATCATCGGACATCTATAGACTGTTACTTGGTGAGGAAGAAGATGATGCGACCAGTGCATTAGCTGCGCCTAAGCCTGAGCCTGATGCTCAAAAAGTTAGTGTTACTGATTTTCAAGAG GGTTTCAATGCAACTCAGGTGCTGCATGAGCAAGGTTTCCAGTTGGTTGATCAATGCAAAGGCTTGCCTTCAGTGGTTAACAGTGCGGGAATTAACAATCTTGGCATTGCAACCCAATTGGATTACCATTCCTTTGATTTGCATCAAGAATACGATCAGCAGTACTTACCTGGATTTGATGCTCTAAATCTTTGCCTAGAGGATGCTTTGCCTCCTATTCATATTAGTCCTCCAGCCTCTGCTTTCCTGGGGCCGAAATGTGCACTCTGGGATTGCCCCCGACCTGCAATGGGGTCAGACTGGTGTCAGAAATCTCAAGACTACTGCAGTGACTATCATGCTTCTCTTGCACCTAATGAAGGTTATCTCGGCAGGCCTCCAGTTGTTCGGCCAATGGGTATTGGCTTAAAAGATAACTTGCTTTTTCAAGCTCTTGGTGCAAAAGCACATGGAAAAGATGTTGGTGTTCCTGAGTGCGAGGGTGCTGCCACGGCAAAGTCCCCCTGGAATGCACCCG AGCTCTTTGATCTGAAAGTTGTTGAAGGTGAAACAATTAGGGAGTGGCTTTTCTTTGATAAGCCTCGACGAGCGTTTGAAAGTGGAAACAGAAAGCAGAGGTCATTGCCGGATTATAATGGACGGGGTTGGCATGAGTCAAGGAAGCAAATGATGAATGAATTTGGAGGGCTGAAAAGGTCCTACTACATGGATCCACAACCGATGAAAAATCTGGAATGGCATCTTTACGAGTATGAGATTAACAAGTACGATGCATGTGCCTTGTACAGATTGGAACTGAAACTTGTTGATGGGAAAAAAATCCCCAAAGGGAAGGTAACCAATGTATCTGTTTCTGATTTGCAAAAGCAAATGGGAAGACTTACTGCTGAATTTCCTTTGGACAACAAGCGAACTGTTAAGGGCAGATCAAAGGCTGCTAGTTTGAAGAATGTGGGAAACATTCAAGCTGCTCCAATTCCAATGGTTCTAACTTGTGAAGGGTTTGATTATGGGACCGGCGAATCTTATGACTATCTTGTAGACGATTTGGATGGCTACTTCATTACCTAA